Proteins encoded together in one Diabrotica undecimpunctata isolate CICGRU chromosome 3, icDiaUnde3, whole genome shotgun sequence window:
- the LOC140436539 gene encoding lactosylceramide 4-alpha-galactosyltransferase-like has product MMKFYFKYRRRWVTFLIYFTLAVITIILIHSLMTDKNTIQCYRIKTEKTLPSIENFNPQRGKSIFFHETSCRSFYKGKIWITSRQACAVESVAKLNPNMEVYLLYTSPMDFKFEGDESDRFLKVLLSYPNVKILHLDYENYTRGSPVEDLYRSGKIESSRHVVAHASDVLRYLTLWKYGGLYMDLDVIALKPVDDLKDNYAGIESSSVVASGVLNFDAAGEGHKLVERCLMDLKENFDGQMWSKNGPGVITRLLESLCKANRTEDMLNNDCEGFTPYPSHTFYPVPWQKWKMYFEEESFDAVINMTQNSFAIHAWNKLSEETKIPLTANVPYLYFAKQFCPKVVDACDEVF; this is encoded by the exons ATGATGAAATTTTACTTCAAGTACAGACGAAGATGGGTTACATTTCTAATATATTTTACCCTAGCGGTGATTACAATCATCCTAATTCATAGTCTTATGACAGACAAAAACACCATACAATGTTACCGCATAAAGACTGAGAAAACTCTTCCTAGTATAGAAAATTTCAACCCACAGCGGGGAAAATCGATATTTTTTCATGAGACTTCATGTCGATCGTTTTACAAAGGAAAGATCTGGATAACCTCGAGACAAGCTTGCGCCGTGGAAAGTGTGGCAAAGTTAAATCCCAATATGGAAGTTTATTTACTTTATACATCACCTATGGATTTCAAGTTTGAAGGAGATGAGTCTGATAGGTTTTTGAAGGTGCTGTTGAGTTACCCCAATGTGAAAATTTTGCATTTAGATTATGAAAATTATACCAGAGGATCTCCAGTGGAAGACCTTTACAGATCTGGAAAAATTGAAAGTTCTCGTCATGTTGTAGCGCATGCAAGTGATGTATTACG aTACCTAACTCTCTGGAAATATGGGGGATTATATATGGATCTGGATGTCATTGCTCTTAAACCGGTGGATGATCTGAAAGATAACTATGCTGGCATAGAATCTAGCTCTGTTGTAGCCTCAGGAGTCTTAAATTTTGACGCAGCTGGCGAGGGACACAAACTCGTAGAACGATGTTTGATGGATCTCAAAGAAAATTTCGATGGTCAAATGTGGTCGAAGAATGGACCCGGCGTTATAACCAG gttaCTGGAATCTCTATGCAAAGCAAACAGAACAGAAGATATGTTAAATAACGATTGTGAAGGATTTACCCCTTACCCTTCGCACACCTTTTACCCAGTGCCTTGGCAGAAATGGAAGATGTACTTCGAAGAAGAATCCTTCGATGCTGTAATAAATATGACGCAAAATAGCTTCGCTATTCACGCGTGGAACAAACTCAGTGAAGAAACCAAAATACCTCTAACGGCAAATGTACCTTATTTATATTTTGCTAAACAGTTTTGTCCTAAAGTTGTTGATGCTTGTGATGAAGTATTTTAA